Genomic DNA from Fusarium oxysporum Fo47 chromosome IX, complete sequence:
CACTACTCTTTCGATCCCGACCTCCTACTCACGACCGCCTTTTTGTCTGCCTGTCTGACCTGATCAAGGAGGTGTACCAAGACTATATCTTGCCGCCCAGCCGCAGTCTTGTTCATCCTCCTCACTTCCTTCACATTCATCCGTAGTTGTTTCACTTGAgctctctttctcttcacGTCACAGAGAGAgcttattcttttttattcaGCACCAAATTGCTACCCCGCCTTTACAACCAATACCCCGCCAATTGCTGCAATTGTTGCCATCATGAGTTCCAACAAGCCTACCCGCAAGTTTTCCACGGGCGCTACGTCGCACCGCAAGAGGCAGATGAGCCTTCTCGTCGAGAAGGATGGTCACGTCAATGCTCCTCTCCAGGTAAGTTTGCTCTTAATCTCCCGTGCTTCCCGTTTTTATCGTATCATGTATCCCTCATGACAACTTGCGTCATAGCAATTGGAGCTCTTAGGACCCCTGCATTATGGAGACCGAGGTCGATCTCATCTTTAGCACATGAAGCGACTAACACAGCTCAATCGTAGACTCTGTACCTTGGAATCTCTGCCGTTTTCGCCGATGACCATACCGCCGTGATTGCACTTGCTATCCACGACACCGTCTATCTCAATGATTTCTCCATCAAGCACATCTCCCTCGATGAGGATATGCGTGAGGGCCAGGATCTCATTGCTGATCACATCATCAACGAGGTTGAGACTTATGAGCATGAGAACTTCGTCAAGTTCATTGGAGCTGGTCTCCCCGTCACGCTCAAGTACATGAGTCCTTCTCTGTGCTCCCGCCTGTGGCTTGACCTCGATATTGTACCTGTTGTGCTCCGACCCGACCACgaagccaaggagaagaacttCTGGGATGTCAAGCGCGTCGATGAGCAAGCAGATTCCATGGCCCGAAAGTGTATTCTGTAGGTGAAGGTGAAAACGAATATTCGCATGAATCGCGACTGACGAATTTCCTTCAGTAACTTTGGTCCCTCTCTCGTCCCTCATCTGCAGGTCGGCTACCGCGGCATTGTTCAGACAGACGCCGGTTTTCGTGTTCATCTCACCAACCTCCAAAACCACAAGGACACCTGCTCCAGTGCGACATGGGGTGCCATGCAGTTCTATGCCAACAAGCTccgcgagaagaagacgaagattgCATTCTTCAGTGCTACTCCCCAGGGTGGTGGTGTTGCTCTCATGCGTCACGCTCTTGTCCGTCTCAGCCGTCTCTTGGGTGTTGATGTGACCTGGTATGGTATGTTACGACACTCTAAAAACGGCAGCTACTACACAATTCTAACTCGATTCTAGTCCCCAAGCCACGACCTGGCGTTTTCCGAATCACGAAGAATCAGCACAACATTCTCCAGGGCGTCAGTCACCCTGACCAGCGCATTTCGGACGCGGAGAAGGCTGCTATCACCGACTGGATTGAGGACAATGCCAAGCGATACTGGCTCTCTGAGGGTGGTCCTCTCCGTCCCCCGGAGGAGGGTGGTGCCGATGTTATCATTGTAGGTCAATTGTTCCATATGGTTAGGATCATGCAAGTTAACAACTGGTGTAGATCGATGACCCCCAGATGCCCGGCCTCGTCCCCATGATCAAGAGACTCACACCTGATCGCCCTGTTCTGTACCGGTCTCACATCCAGATCCGAAGCGACCTCGTGGCCAACGAGGGTTCTCCCCAGAATGACATCTGGAACTATCTCTGGAGCAACATCAAAGATACCGATCTGTTCATCAGCCACCCTATCCCCAAATTTGTTCCTCACACGGTTcccaaggagaaggttgTTTACCTGCCCGCTACTACCGACTGGATTGACGGCCTCAACAAGCACATGAACAAGTGGGATACCGGCTACTACGCTCATATCTATAACCAACAGTGCCGAAACCAGCGAATGACTGAGCTCGATTGGCCCAACCGTAAGATAACCTCTCATCAGTTAATAGCAAACAACTAACGCCGATCTACAGGCAAATACATTGCTCAAGTTGCTCGGTTCGACCCTGCCAAGGGTATTCCCACTGTCATCGACTCATATGCTGAGTTCCGTCGCCGTTGTGACGAGGCCAACATTTCTGATGTTCCCCAGCTCGTCGTGTAAGTCAATGAGGTCAATTCAAGGATAGTTGCTAACTTCTGCAGCTGCGGTAACGGATCCATTGATGACCCAGATGGTGCAATCATCTTTGATCAGACTATGGCCCAACTTGAAGATCATTACCCTCACCTCCTTGACGATGTCAGCGTCATGCGCCTGGACGCTAATgaccagcttctcaacatggTCATCGCCAATGCCCACGTTATTCTCCAGCTGTCCACTCGTGAGGGATTCGAAATCAAGGTCTCTGAGGCTCTTCACGCCGGAGTTCCTGTGATTGTCTCCAATGAAGGCGGTATCCCTCTTCAGGtcaaggacaaggtcaaTGGCTACCTCGTTACCCCTGGCGACTACAAGACCGTTGCTGGACATCTCATGGACCTGTACACCGATCATGAGCTCCATTCCAGGATGTCTCGTGAGGCTAGGAACGGTGTCAGTGACGAGGTCGGCACTGTCGGAAACGCCCTTGGCTGGTTCTACTTAGCTGCTAAGTGCCAGGAGCTGGGTTGCAACCCTGGTCTCAAAGGTGATGAGAAGTGGGTAAACGATATGGCTCGTGAAGAGGCTGGTTTTCCTTACACTGAGGGCGAGaatcgtcttcctcgtcacTACACGCAGCgaaaggaagagcagacgGTCCAGGAAAACGGCGAGTAATGTTCTAAGCACCGTTGCTCTTGTGTTAGATTCAATTTTATCCAAAAATGTCTGGGgtaagaaaaaagaaagaggatAGAGGCTTATTTGTTTGAGGTCAAAGGATCGTTAGAAATGTTGTTCATGACTACGACGGGCTTATTTATGAAATGTCGGACCACATGGTCGGGAACGAATTCTACTTATATTCAGTATCAGATTTATGTTGAGCTTATGAAATACCATTGTCTTATGTGTATAAGCATTGACCGGTACCGTTATCTCTCGACTTTATGGTGAGTGCGAAGGCATATATACCTTTAAGATGTAAACTCTTGCCAACCCTTTGACGGTCTGCTGACTGTGACAGTCTGCACAGCATCACACACCATTCCATTATTTCCGTTAATTACTGGATGATCATATAGGAGATGGATGCCCAATCCATGCTACAGTTCCATGCGTTGGCGTGGTCTTTTCTATCATATTCAACCAACATCACACAAGGTCGGTACTTGGTAGGTAATCGGGCACAGCCATACATACATACCCTTTGGCTTTCATTACCTAACCACGAATCCTAAGTACAATGATTCAGAAGCAATTCATTCACTTGAATTTAAATTATGGGCTTTCCTGTGTTTGATTGGGTGCCTCAGGAACTGGGGACACTGGCGCAGTTATTCAGTcgccagtgccagtgccaggCAGGTGCGAGGCAGTTGCGTTTGCGAGTCACCTCAAAGGAAGGGGCCTTCAGATGACGATACCAACCTGAAatgttttcttttgtttaCCTCTCATCATTCTCGagtttcttttccctttcttttCCCCGTTTGTCATGCGCAAATACAATCCTGTGCTACGATTGAAATCAGCTCTTGATGGTCTTTGGCCATCTCTATCTGCTTCTGGAACCACTTACTCCTTACAGATCTTTCTGCAGTCTGGAAATCTCTTCGACTAACTTGACTGATCATGTCTGCCCCAGGTTCGGGTCCTTCCGTTCCACCCGCGCCTGATGTGACTGCGATGAATCCTGAGCGGGTTCGGATGCTCTCTGAGGCTCCTCGAGAGAAATCTCCCAAGCCGGCACCTGTGATCAAGAGAGAGGAGTCTTTAGTTCCTTTCAGGGTCACAGGCGCCAATAGAGATGCCTTGGGTGACTGGTCTAACCGTTCCTCCCGGGGCTCTCAGAAATCCGATGGAGGCTCCATCAAGCGGTCCATCAGCGAGCTCATGAcggaggccaaggagaaACGTGCgcagcaggagaagaagccaaaaaTCGCTCCCGTCAAAAAGTACTACACCGATATTCAGCcccttggtcttggtaaGCAAGAATGCAAGTGGTTGCACGTTCAAGAGCACTGATTGATTGCGTAGCTCCTCTGCCAGACGACTCCACCCATTACCTTACTTCACTCTTGCGAAACCGCAACTTGAACCTCTGCTTGCAGGCCGCTCCCAACAAGAAGAATGATGCGCCTGGAAAACCCAAGACATATAcctttctcatctccaatGCTGGAATGGTCCAGCATGAGAAGCTGTCCATGCTGGGCCATACTCGAGCTCTCCCTCTATCCCTTCATGATCAGGAcatttcttcttcagacGGTGCCATCACCCGCACCGTAATTGGCGAGTTGCTCGAGGATGTCTGGCCTAGACTCACAAAGAGTGACAAGTATTCGTACGCCAGGCAACTCCGCAACCTCCTCCACAAGATGCGGAATGAGAGCAAGCAGGGACCAAATTATCCCCTAGGGTCTATCGAGTCAGGAACATACAGTTTGCTTCAAGACAAGCATCCTGACCATACCTACTATGCAATTCGTCCAAGCCCCAGCCAGAAGCAGTTCATGGCACTTCTCATGTCAACTTTGTATGAGTCGGTGCCGAAAGCTGTGGCCAAGGCCTTGATCACACAATTTCGCAATGATTATCCTTCGGTTCTCACCCATGGGGCCCTGTGCCCCAGGAACATTGTTGtctccaacaacatcatcagctGGATCCTTGGCTGGGACTGCGCAGGACAGTATCCAGTTTGGTGGGAGTACGCGCGGTTCTTCGAGGCGAGAACTACCGAGGCGAACAGTGACTGGTATAGTTACGCAGCTGAGATTTTTGAAGATGAGTTCCCGGCTGAGTTGGCGGCCTACCAGGGAATTGCGAGATGTCAGCAGCCCTGATCTTGAGACTTGTGACATGGCGATTTTGTTTGCGCAAGCTGAGACAACATTTTGTGTGTCACTAGCGTCGGGTGGACGCAACACGCGACCGAATTCAGAAGGAATCGATGTAGCTTCCAGCAAATGGCAAAGTTTTATATCTTGAAGATGCACGGGCTGATTGATCAGGGTTATCGGAAAGAGTCACGACTCCTGGTTTGGAGAATCCCTATGGGACGCGATGGTGGAAAGACAGGATCATGGATGGCGGTATCGGATGTTGTAAGCCCCGGTTGAAGGCTCATCAGGGAGCTAGGAAGCTTCTgatatttaataaaagtgTTGAAAGATAACCGGCCTGAAGTCTTCCTTAGTTATACTAAGCTTACCTGAGGCTTCATTACTAAGAATATAGGTCTCAAGTTTCCTTGCCTCCTGGAGACTGCGCATGTCTACTCTTTTCAAGTTCTCTTATTAAACCTCAAGGTACTATACACCCGGTATCTTGACAAACAAACAGATGACGCATGGTCACGAAACGTCGACCTTGGTTGCGTACACGTTATCGCTATTTTTTCCTTTCAACTCTTTCGAGCTTTACAATTTCGCTAACACGAACATATTTACTTCTCGAATCGCTTGGAAACAGTGCCCCAGTTAATGACCTCCCAGATGGCGCTGAAGTACTCAGCCTTGCGGTTCTGGTACTGGAGGTAATAAGCGTGCTCCCAAGCATCAATACCAAGGAGAGGCTCAAGAGTGCCAGTGACGGGGTCCTGGTTGGGTCGGGTGACAATGGACAGAGTGCCAGagttcttgtccttgacgAGCCAGGCCCAGCCGGAGCCCTGGATGCCAGCGAGGGTAGCGTTGGTCTGCTTCTTGAAAGAGTCGAAGGAGCCAAAGTCCTCCTTGATAGCATTCAGAAGCTTGCCCTCGGGctcaccaccaccgcccTTGCCATTGGGAGCAAGGTTCTCCCAGAAAAGAGAGTGGTTAACATGACCACCGCCGTGGAAGTTGATCAGAGGAGCTTGGGCAGCAGCGGCCTTGGCGTCGTTCTTGTGCTGAGCCTCGGCGAGGGCGTCGGTAGCGTTGTTGAAGCCGGTGACGTAGGTCTGGTGGTGCTTGGAGTGGTGAAGCTCCATGATCTGGCCGGAGATATAAGGCTCAAGAGCGCCATAGTCGTCTAGGCTTTGTTAGTTGCGAGGACTGATGATTGTGAGAATGGGGGGTTGTACAGGGAAGGTCGGGAAGGGTGGCCTTGTTACGGACGAAGCTGGTTGTGGCCATGGCGGCGAGGGGAGTTGAGCGGGCGCGCAGACCGGCGCGGAGAGCGGGAGTTGAACGGAGGAGAGCGGAAGCCATtttgaagctgttgatgttAGCAATGAATCAATTGATGGAGTTTGGAGACAAGAGTGGAACAACGAGAACAAAGTGGTTTTCTTGGAAAGTGCTTGATAGATAGCGAAGCCATTAATAAGGAACTTACAGGATTATAGGCAAGCTTGTGATAGTGCAATTGACGGTGATGTCAAAAAAAGTCGAGAGTTGAGCGGAGGGAGGGGTTGGTTAAAGAGCTGATCGGGACGGCAATGTCGGGTCTGCCGAATGGGAGCTTGGATCAATCTGTCGTCATACTTGGGAGAGCTTGGCTTGATCTGAGGCTTGGCTTCAGTGGCTAATGCTGTGGCTTTATAGAGAGATCAGGATGGAACATGTTGGGTTACAGTCTGTATGCTTCTGGATATTTCCTTTTCAATCTCATGGAATGATCTGATCTATTGCTTGGgttcttgtttctttttcatTCTCATGCCCCAAATGATATCCTTTGCTGTATGCAGCCCGTGTAGCTCGACTAACATGACCATCATAATCATGAACTTCAGGTTACTCAGCTCGGTCTTCGCCAAACACCGAACAGCGACATCAGCAACCAAAATTTGATTCCATCCTTCCTCAAAGCAATATCCCGAGTATTCCAGTGTCAATCTCCCATTTCTCCGAGATCGGCGATCTCGGACTCCCGAGCTCTGAGATGCGGATGACGCAAAAGAGGACCTCGTGAGTTAGCGGGCCATGCATGCAACGTCGGCTAAGTATGGAATCAATCGTGATATTTCTATTCTAGACCAATGGATGAGAAGCCGTTGGTTATTTGTTCTTGGTGAAGATGTTATTCCTTCTGGTGCAGGGTAGTCAAGTTGACGATTATGTCATCGGCGCGTCGATGTAATTATCACCAATCCACTCTACGCGTCTCCCTCAAGCATACACCAAAAGTTTAGACATAGTAAAGATGTCGTACTACGACATTGACGCCATCCTCACGGATGCAGAGGTATTACCTCTATATCACATACACAAGAGCCATGAAGCAGAGCTAACAATCTACAGAAAGTCCCATGCCACTTCGAAATCGACGTTCGTGACCTCGGCCATCTCGACAACTCTCCCCACGGCCTCAAAGCCCAAACACCCCTAACCCTCCCCCTCTGGCTCGCCGAAATGCTCGCCCTCGCCTCAACACCCAACTCCTCGGCGCCCCTAACCCTCAACCTCCCACCATGCCTCTCAACAACCGTTCTCGCCGCTCTAAAAGCAGATCCCCGCGCCGTTCCCCTCCGCGACCAAAGTCCTCACTTCTACGGTGTCGGCGTTAAAATGCTAGAGTTGttcgatgagaaggagataGCGGAGGTTTTGAGAAAGACGTTTGTTGTGAGGGCGGGTGAGGTTGGTCTTCATGCGAGAAAGGCGGATGAGGCGGTGGGGGGGAATGGGGAGGAGTTTTTGAGGGGACTGGAGGAGTGGGAGAGGGGGTTGTTTAGGAGAGGACATGAGGGTGTCAAGGGAGCGAAGGAGTGGACTGATAAGGTTAAGAAGACATGAGTTGGAGGATTTAAGATACCCATGAGATGCCGTGAGGCACTACGCGTCTACGAACACAAATACAAAGGCATGAACCATGATCTTCAGTCAAGTCACAAGAGGCTTCGCAGTTGAGAGAATATTCAGGGATAAAAGCGTGCATTTCCAGCACGGTCTATTACTGACTCCGACTCCTACGCCTTGAAGCCAGCCGAGGTTCTCCTATCCGTAGGCAAACGGTACTAATCCATCCAACCGCTCAGTAATGTTCCAACCGAACGGAACGACAAGCCCGGCATTTCCCAGCATGCCCTTTAGATTCTACAAAAACCCCAATAATAGCTATAGTTATCTCCCTGAACACCATTTCCCAACTCTTCTAAGAACCCAAGAACGCAACGCTGAGCGCTAGCAATTCCCGATGAAAACGCCATGCTCGGAAGCTCCCTCATCCTTTGTCATGTACAGGATAGAAAAAAGTGATAAAAATGCAACCGACTCCTCTTTTTCCTCTCCTGGGAAAATCTCCCACCAGTTACCGTACCCGGTCCAGTATGTATCGTAGCCACGCGACGAAGCACTTTCGATCGCGTCGAGAATAAACGTATAGGTGTCGCACCGCTCAAGCGGTCGAACCTCGTTTGGCCGCCCATCTAGGGACACAGCCAAGTTTGAAACGTATCCACCAGTTTAGTCTGCCAAGGGACTCGCTGAAAATAAACCAGAGAAAAGGTTGTAAACATCGACGCCGTGACGgtaaagaaaaaggaagttgaagaaaagaGTAAAAAGTcgaaagaaaaaaaagaaaagaaacagcAATCATAAAGTGGGTTCTCCTGAAAATCATTATGTGTGAGAAGGCAAGTCGAAACATAAGCAAGAGGATCCTTGCTATGGAAA
This window encodes:
- a CDS encoding Manganese/iron superoxide dismutase; the encoded protein is MASALLRSTPALRAGLRARSTPLAAMATTSFVRNKATLPDLPYDYGALEPYISGQIMELHHSKHHQTYVTGFNNATDALAEAQHKNDAKAAAAQAPLINFHGGGHVNHSLFWENLAPNGKGGGGEPEGKLLNAIKEDFGSFDSFKKQTNATLAGIQGSGWAWLVKDKNSGTLSIVTRPNQDPVTGTLEPLLGIDAWEHAYYLQYQNRKAEYFSAIWEVINWGTVSKRFEK